The proteins below are encoded in one region of Cohaesibacter intestini:
- a CDS encoding TIM barrel protein gives MMSIRFSINHMIAPNMPLADFFAFVKAQNVGLVEIRNDIANDPMALGLDPAEVKDLAAQNGVEICTINALQRFNEWNDTRATEAKALIDYAAQCGAKGLVMCPVNDHDYGKSEQELDDTLRQSLTALKPMYEEAGIIGLVEPLGFPQCSLRLKEKAVAAIRDVAGEGVFRLVHDTFHHHLAGEQSFFADMTGLIHISGVEDPAIAVADMLDDHRILVGEADRLDNIGQLKLLLATGYDGPVSFEPFAAEIHQLDDVAPLLNQSMDYIKAAL, from the coding sequence CTGATGAGCATTCGCTTTTCGATCAATCACATGATCGCGCCCAACATGCCACTTGCCGACTTTTTCGCCTTTGTCAAAGCCCAGAATGTGGGACTGGTCGAAATCCGCAACGACATCGCCAATGACCCGATGGCTTTGGGACTTGATCCGGCAGAAGTGAAGGATTTGGCGGCCCAAAATGGCGTGGAAATCTGCACCATCAACGCCCTGCAGCGCTTCAATGAATGGAATGATACCCGCGCGACTGAAGCCAAAGCATTGATCGATTATGCGGCCCAATGCGGGGCCAAAGGGCTGGTCATGTGCCCGGTCAATGACCATGATTATGGCAAGAGCGAACAGGAACTCGACGACACTCTGCGCCAGTCCCTGACCGCTTTAAAGCCAATGTATGAAGAGGCGGGCATCATCGGTCTGGTCGAGCCGCTCGGCTTCCCGCAATGCTCCCTGCGGCTGAAAGAAAAAGCCGTCGCCGCCATCCGTGACGTGGCAGGTGAGGGCGTCTTCCGCCTCGTGCATGACACCTTTCACCATCACCTCGCCGGTGAGCAGAGCTTCTTTGCCGATATGACCGGCCTTATTCACATTTCCGGTGTCGAAGATCCGGCCATTGCTGTTGCCGACATGCTCGACGATCATCGCATTCTGGTCGGTGAAGCGGACCGCCTCGACAATATTGGCCAGCTGAAACTGCTGCTCGCAACCGGCTATGACGGCCCGGTCTCGTTTGAGCCATTTGCCGCCGAAATTCACCAGCTCGACGATGTTGCCCCGCTGCTGAACCAGTCGATGGATTATATCAAAGCAGCGCTCTAA
- the iolG gene encoding inositol 2-dehydrogenase, whose protein sequence is MISIGLIGAGRIGKLHAANIAASAKAKLACVADAIPAAADALAADYGIPAITVEAMLADPSVDAVFVCSSTDTHADFTEQAALAGKHVFCEKPVDASTDRIRACLDTVEKTGKQLMIGFNRRFDPNFASVRARIEAGEIGEVELVQITSRDPSAPPIDYVKRSGGLFRDMMIHDLDMARFLLGEEPVSLFARGSCQVDEEIGKVGDVDTAVAVLETASGKICQISNSRRATYGYDQRIEVHGSKGMLSAGNCRATTVTYANADGYQVDPALDFFLERYGQAFVNELNSFVDLCEGKDVAVPLGYDGLRAQLLADAADASVRDGQLKQL, encoded by the coding sequence ATGATCTCCATCGGACTGATCGGTGCCGGACGCATCGGAAAACTGCATGCAGCCAACATCGCGGCGTCTGCCAAAGCCAAACTTGCCTGCGTCGCCGACGCCATTCCGGCCGCCGCTGACGCATTGGCCGCAGACTATGGCATCCCGGCTATCACTGTCGAAGCCATGCTGGCAGACCCGTCTGTCGACGCCGTCTTTGTTTGCTCCTCCACCGACACCCATGCCGACTTCACGGAGCAGGCTGCGCTGGCTGGCAAGCATGTCTTTTGCGAAAAGCCCGTCGACGCCTCCACCGACCGCATTCGCGCCTGCCTCGACACCGTCGAAAAAACCGGCAAGCAACTGATGATCGGCTTCAACCGCCGCTTCGACCCCAACTTTGCCAGCGTTCGCGCCCGCATCGAAGCCGGTGAAATCGGCGAAGTCGAGCTGGTTCAGATCACCTCCCGCGACCCGTCCGCCCCGCCGATTGACTATGTCAAACGCTCCGGCGGCCTGTTCCGCGACATGATGATCCACGATCTCGACATGGCCCGCTTCCTGCTGGGGGAGGAGCCTGTGTCCCTGTTCGCCCGTGGTTCCTGTCAGGTGGATGAAGAAATTGGCAAGGTCGGCGATGTTGACACCGCCGTGGCCGTGCTCGAAACCGCCAGCGGCAAAATCTGCCAGATCTCCAACTCCCGCCGCGCCACCTATGGCTATGACCAGCGCATCGAAGTGCATGGCTCCAAAGGCATGCTGAGCGCCGGCAACTGCCGCGCCACCACCGTGACCTATGCCAACGCCGACGGCTATCAGGTCGACCCGGCCCTCGACTTCTTCCTCGAACGCTATGGTCAGGCTTTCGTCAACGAACTGAACAGCTTCGTCGATCTGTGCGAAGGCAAGGATGTCGCCGTCCCACTCGGCTATGACGGCCTGCGCGCGCAGTTGCTCGCCGACGCCGCCGACGCCTCCGTGAGAGACGGCCAACTGAAGCAGCTCTGA
- a CDS encoding restriction endonuclease has translation MTSDLTVWGIHMGAHVADRPIEGGYVAIGWKEMGDLRKIAPNREAFKDAVAKTYPDRKAGAIPVDAGTMFKFLHEIKSGDIVIYPSKTDRMVNLGRFMGELSYIEDNEDDYPTRQKVEWLGHFPRDEFSQSALHEIGSFITVFRVRKHAEEFLTKASLGGAPVSLLPKQAPSENQDEITDDDRATLSATMQAEASADDFVIKRLMTELSGHQFEEFVAHLLECMGYTARVTPKSGDGGVDVIAHMDPLGFQPPIVKVQCKRTTNQTPRPDVDQLLGTLGDGEYGLFINLGSYARGAVELERNRAKLRLINGEQLVELIFEHYGKLVPRYRAIIPLKQIFVPDLPQG, from the coding sequence ATGACAAGCGATCTAACGGTTTGGGGTATCCACATGGGAGCTCATGTTGCTGACCGCCCAATCGAGGGAGGCTATGTTGCCATCGGTTGGAAGGAAATGGGCGATTTGCGGAAAATTGCTCCCAACCGTGAAGCGTTTAAAGATGCTGTTGCCAAAACCTACCCAGATCGGAAAGCTGGTGCGATTCCAGTCGATGCAGGCACAATGTTCAAATTCCTGCATGAAATCAAATCTGGTGATATCGTGATCTATCCGTCCAAAACGGATCGAATGGTAAATCTTGGGCGGTTCATGGGAGAATTGTCTTACATCGAAGACAATGAGGATGATTACCCAACCCGTCAGAAAGTGGAATGGCTTGGGCATTTCCCCAGAGATGAGTTTAGTCAGAGTGCGTTGCATGAAATTGGATCATTCATCACGGTTTTTCGCGTCAGAAAACACGCTGAAGAGTTCTTGACCAAGGCTTCTCTTGGTGGCGCTCCGGTGTCTCTGCTACCGAAGCAGGCTCCATCTGAAAATCAGGACGAAATAACAGACGACGATAGAGCTACGCTTTCTGCTACAATGCAGGCGGAAGCCAGTGCAGATGATTTTGTCATAAAGCGTTTGATGACCGAGCTATCTGGCCACCAATTTGAGGAATTTGTGGCCCATCTCTTGGAATGTATGGGGTATACGGCCCGCGTGACGCCAAAATCCGGTGATGGAGGCGTCGATGTCATCGCGCATATGGATCCACTGGGATTCCAGCCCCCAATCGTCAAAGTGCAATGTAAAAGGACAACCAACCAGACGCCTCGACCAGATGTTGATCAATTGCTTGGAACTCTCGGCGATGGTGAGTATGGGCTGTTTATTAATCTTGGCTCGTATGCGCGGGGCGCTGTTGAACTTGAGCGAAACAGAGCAAAACTGAGATTGATTAACGGTGAGCAATTGGTCGAACTGATCTTCGAGCACTATGGGAAATTAGTTCCCCGGTATCGAGCCATCATACCCCTTAAACAGATATTTGTTCCCGATCTCCCGCAAGGTTAG
- a CDS encoding LacI family DNA-binding transcriptional regulator codes for MRRASKLAPSIADIARQAGVSTATVDRVLNDRGGVSAAKALRVNEALKALDASRSGDRETGHQLTIGMLIDSGSSFTGTLKALAHQSNQTDKSICFQLHSTLTNQFDAGAFSDKVLDWGEALDGIIIVSREHPAISRAIEALAEQGKGVVCLTTDQQNTRRISYAGMDQVASGLCAAHLIGRYGRQPQGDVLMLVSAPYRCQEERELGFRRLLRSAYPDLSVVELLNATDNSESSYHLLREALRRDDPPIAVYNMAGGNAGIARALHEAGLREEVLFVGHELNDTSRQLLESNAMDFVITHNLEAELLRAKCRLKTHHAHEEAQTPDRTPSHQLLKPVIKCKFNI; via the coding sequence ATGAGACGCGCAAGCAAACTGGCTCCCTCGATCGCGGATATTGCACGACAGGCGGGCGTATCGACGGCGACCGTTGATCGGGTGTTGAATGATCGTGGCGGGGTGTCTGCCGCCAAGGCGCTGCGGGTAAATGAGGCCCTGAAGGCGCTGGATGCTTCGAGAAGCGGAGATCGGGAGACAGGGCACCAGCTGACCATCGGCATGCTGATCGATTCTGGTTCATCCTTCACCGGCACACTGAAGGCTCTGGCGCATCAGAGCAATCAGACGGACAAAAGCATCTGCTTCCAACTTCACTCCACTCTGACCAACCAGTTCGATGCCGGGGCCTTTTCCGACAAGGTGCTGGATTGGGGTGAGGCGCTGGATGGCATTATCATTGTCAGCCGGGAGCATCCGGCGATCTCCCGCGCCATTGAGGCCCTTGCCGAGCAAGGCAAAGGCGTGGTTTGCCTGACGACCGATCAGCAGAATACTCGCCGCATCAGCTATGCGGGCATGGATCAGGTGGCGTCGGGCCTGTGTGCCGCCCATCTGATCGGTCGCTATGGCAGGCAGCCTCAGGGCGACGTTCTGATGCTGGTCAGCGCACCCTATCGCTGTCAGGAAGAGCGAGAGCTGGGATTTCGCCGTCTGTTGCGCAGTGCCTATCCGGACCTGTCAGTGGTCGAGCTTTTGAATGCGACGGACAATTCCGAAAGCTCCTATCATCTGTTGCGAGAGGCTTTGAGACGGGATGATCCGCCAATCGCTGTCTATAATATGGCGGGCGGCAATGCAGGCATTGCCCGCGCCTTGCACGAAGCGGGCTTGCGCGAGGAGGTGTTGTTTGTCGGCCATGAGTTGAATGACACATCGCGCCAACTGCTCGAAAGCAACGCGATGGATTTTGTCATCACCCATAATCTGGAGGCCGAGCTGCTGCGTGCAAAGTGTCGCTTGAAGACACATCATGCGCATGAAGAGGCTCAGACACCAGACAGGACACCCAGCCACCAACTGCTCAAGCCCGTCATCAAGTGCAAGTTCAACATTTGA